The Euphorbia lathyris chromosome 8, ddEupLath1.1, whole genome shotgun sequence genome has a window encoding:
- the LOC136202027 gene encoding surfeit locus protein 1 encodes MALYIERSLKRVLLRPGLLQKHWAPSSPLSSSSAAAISSTVSQTPSNSFAQSQGFKLPEEERGSRLSKWLLFLPGALTFGLGTWQIFRRQDKIEMLEYRRKRLEMEPVKFNEISPSSDQLDTLEFRRVACLGVFDEKRSIYVGPRSRSISGVTENGHYVITPLMPIPNDPESVRSPILVNRGWAPRIWKERSLETPQYDEQPSDTSSSSTQEVEQRSWWKFWSKKPKLTKDPTPYVDAVEVIGVVRGSEQPSIFVPENDPSSGQWFYVDVPSIACTCQLPENTIYVEDINENVNPSCPYPLPKDANTLIRSSVMPQDHLNYTLTWYSLSAAVTFMAVKRLRPQRSRR; translated from the exons ATGGCTCTTTACATTGAAAGATCACTGAAGCGAGTTCTTCTTCGTCCTGGATTATTGCAGAAGCATTGGGCTCCTTCATCTCCGTTGTCTTCTAGTTCAGCCGCTGCAATCTCCTCTACTGTCTCTCAAACTCCTTCAAATTCATTTGCTCAATCTCAAG GATTTAAACTTCCAGAAGAAGAGAGAGGATCAAGATTGTCAAAATGGTTGCTATTTCTACCTGGAGCTCTTACTTTTGGCCTTGGGACTTGGCAGATCTTCAGGAGGCAGGACAAG ATTGAAATGCTAGAGTATAGACGGAAGAGATTGGAGATGGAGCCTGTGAAATTTAATGAAATATCTCCATCAAGTGATCAGTTGGATACTTTAGAGTTTAGGAGGGTGGCATGCTTAGGTGTTTTTGATGAGAAGAGGTCAATCTATGTCGGACCACGTTCGAGAAGCATATCTGGAGTGACTGAGAATGGGCACTATGTCATTACACCCCTGATGCCAATACCAAACGACCCTGAAAG TGTACGGTCACCGATTCTGGTCAATAGAGGGTGGGCTCCTCGTATTTGGAAGGAAAGATCCTTAGAAACTCCACAGTATGATGAACAGCCTTCAGATACATCGTCGTCTTCTACTCAAGAGGTTGAACAGAGATCGTGGTGGAAATTTTGGTCCAAGAAACCGAAACTTACTAAG GATCCAACTCCGTATGTAGATGCTGTAGAAGTTATAGGAGTCGTTCGAGGGAGCGAACAGCCTAGCATTTTTGTTCCAGAAAACGATCCAAGTTCTGGCCAGTGGTTTTATGTTGATGTCCCTTCAATTGCCTGTACTTGTCAACTTCCCGAAAATACTATCTACGTTGAAGACATAAACGAAAATGTTAACCCTTCATGCCCGTACCCTCTCCCGAAGGATGCCAATACCTTGATACGTAGTTCAGTCATGCCGCAAGATCATTTAAATTACACACTTACATG GTATTCTCTATCTGCTGCTGTTACATTTATGGCTGTCAAGAGACTAAGGCCACAGAGAAGCCGCAGATAG